One part of the Alistipes onderdonkii genome encodes these proteins:
- a CDS encoding 4Fe-4S binding protein, translated as MKRKPNYLKHLLQWGVLAAIAGTVLWAKLSDKPVDVEAYCPFGGLQAFGTYVVNNSLACSMSMLQIMMGLVLAVGVILFSKLFCGYLCPLGTVGEWMGRAGKKLHLQVDVPSGSVVDKLLRVVKYVLLFTILYFTLSSSELFCKKLDPFYAVATGFKGEIVLWMSLTSLALLLLGGFVVKMFWCKYICPLGAASNIFKFTLLFVIAALGGWALGALGVANAWVWTIGGACLAAYIVEIAKMRSCTFPLMYIKRDLNTCNNCGLCEKKCPYQLPIHDYVKVKHVDCTLCGNCIGACAKDALQVNGRRSLRWVPGLLAVVLFFLAIWLGSTMELPTIDEKWGDYEKVENLQTFEMEGLQTIKCFGSSKAFSAKMQAVQGVYGVKTFVRRHGVEVLYDPAATDTLKIQAAIFAPTLRKYAMPGEQVPMLDVVKLGVEGLHDRMDMIYFGMVLQKIEGVYGFTSEFACPVDVTVYVDPAAGITEKMFGEAIDAKELVIPTKESEKVIPMHTVLKSYAVAGQVSREEFAQIMFRDVEKLAGRFVANQEKWGDDEQFPKAVYEMVFPGIEKMPIRNAFPYFKSFLSCTDGIVSVDFVLRDMKPVMRIRYVKSMWDDAKLWKEVFQAEKWTLRMADGTFKEADPRLKFTTEGKTVEE; from the coding sequence ATGAAACGTAAACCTAATTATCTGAAGCACCTGCTGCAATGGGGCGTACTGGCCGCCATTGCGGGCACGGTGCTTTGGGCCAAATTGAGCGACAAACCCGTCGATGTCGAGGCATATTGTCCTTTCGGCGGGTTGCAGGCTTTCGGTACCTATGTGGTGAACAACTCGCTGGCCTGCTCGATGTCGATGCTCCAGATCATGATGGGCCTCGTGCTCGCCGTGGGAGTGATTCTGTTCAGCAAACTTTTTTGCGGATACCTCTGTCCGCTGGGCACCGTCGGCGAGTGGATGGGGCGTGCCGGGAAAAAACTGCACCTGCAGGTCGATGTCCCTTCGGGCAGCGTCGTCGACAAACTGCTGCGCGTGGTGAAGTACGTGCTGCTCTTCACGATCCTCTATTTCACGCTCTCGTCGAGCGAGCTGTTCTGCAAGAAACTCGACCCGTTCTATGCCGTGGCTACGGGTTTCAAGGGCGAAATCGTGCTTTGGATGTCGCTCACGAGCCTTGCGCTGCTGCTCCTGGGCGGCTTCGTGGTGAAGATGTTCTGGTGCAAGTATATCTGTCCGCTGGGAGCTGCCAGCAACATTTTCAAATTCACGCTGCTGTTCGTGATCGCCGCCCTCGGCGGCTGGGCGCTCGGTGCGCTGGGCGTTGCGAACGCATGGGTATGGACGATCGGCGGCGCATGTCTTGCCGCCTATATCGTCGAGATCGCCAAGATGCGCAGCTGCACCTTCCCCCTGATGTACATCAAGCGGGACTTGAACACCTGCAATAATTGCGGACTGTGCGAAAAGAAATGTCCCTACCAGCTTCCGATCCATGACTATGTGAAGGTGAAGCATGTCGACTGTACGTTGTGCGGCAACTGCATCGGTGCGTGTGCCAAGGATGCCTTGCAGGTCAACGGCCGCCGTTCGCTGCGCTGGGTGCCCGGGTTGCTGGCCGTGGTGCTCTTCTTCCTGGCCATATGGCTGGGTTCCACCATGGAACTGCCGACGATCGACGAGAAGTGGGGCGACTACGAGAAGGTCGAGAACCTGCAGACGTTCGAGATGGAGGGCTTGCAGACGATCAAGTGCTTCGGTTCGTCGAAGGCTTTTTCGGCCAAGATGCAGGCCGTGCAGGGCGTATACGGCGTCAAGACCTTCGTACGCCGCCATGGTGTCGAGGTGCTTTACGACCCGGCTGCCACCGATACGCTGAAGATACAGGCTGCGATCTTTGCGCCGACGCTGCGCAAATATGCCATGCCGGGCGAGCAGGTGCCGATGCTCGACGTGGTGAAGCTCGGCGTCGAAGGGCTCCACGACCGGATGGATATGATCTATTTCGGCATGGTGCTCCAGAAGATCGAGGGAGTCTACGGCTTCACGTCGGAGTTCGCCTGTCCGGTGGATGTGACGGTCTACGTCGATCCGGCTGCCGGTATTACCGAAAAGATGTTCGGGGAGGCGATCGACGCCAAGGAACTGGTCATCCCGACCAAGGAGAGCGAGAAGGTGATCCCGATGCATACGGTGCTTAAAAGCTATGCGGTCGCCGGACAGGTTTCGCGTGAAGAGTTTGCGCAGATCATGTTCCGCGATGTGGAGAAGCTCGCGGGCAGGTTCGTTGCCAACCAGGAGAAGTGGGGGGACGACGAGCAGTTCCCCAAGGCGGTCTACGAGATGGTATTCCCCGGTATCGAGAAGATGCCGATCCGCAATGCGTTCCCCTATTTCAAGAGCTTCCTTTCGTGTACGGACGGCATCGTGTCCGTGGATTTCGTCCTGCGGGATATGAAGCCCGTGATGCGCATCCGCTATGTGAAGTCGATGTGGGACGACGCGAAGCTGTGGAAAGAGGTTTTCCAGGCCGAAAAATGGACGCTGCGCATGGCTGACGGCACCTTCAAGGAGGCTGACCCGCGGCTGAAGTTCACGACCGAGGGTAAGACCGTCGAAGAGTAA
- a CDS encoding HAD family hydrolase, with protein sequence MRWKYLFFDLDGTLTDPMPGITRSVQYALRHFGIEADDPTALCPFIGPPLRNSFREFYDMSDADAEVAVEKYREYYAPKGIFENRLYEGIPELLRDLRAHGATLVVATSKPTRFAEQIARHFGFADDFALISGSTPDGSRDAKADVIRHALATLGIDDPARAVMIGDRRHDVEGAAATGLAAIGVLWGYGSREELQTAKPAFIAEDIPALRQLLLG encoded by the coding sequence ATGCGCTGGAAATACCTCTTTTTCGACCTCGACGGAACGCTCACCGACCCGATGCCGGGTATCACCCGTTCGGTGCAGTACGCCCTGCGGCATTTCGGCATCGAGGCCGACGACCCCACGGCGCTGTGCCCCTTCATCGGGCCGCCGCTGCGCAATTCGTTCCGCGAATTCTATGACATGAGCGACGCCGATGCCGAGGTAGCCGTCGAAAAATACCGCGAATATTACGCCCCGAAAGGGATTTTCGAGAACAGGCTCTACGAAGGGATCCCCGAGTTGTTACGCGACCTGCGGGCGCACGGGGCGACACTGGTCGTGGCGACCTCGAAACCCACCCGTTTCGCGGAGCAGATTGCCCGGCATTTCGGGTTCGCGGACGACTTCGCGCTTATCAGCGGCAGCACGCCCGACGGCTCGCGCGACGCCAAGGCCGACGTAATCCGCCATGCACTCGCCACGCTGGGCATCGACGACCCCGCCCGTGCCGTGATGATCGGCGACCGCCGCCATGACGTCGAAGGCGCAGCCGCAACGGGGCTTGCCGCCATCGGCGTACTGTGGGGTTACGGCAGCCGCGAAGAGCTTCAGACCGCAAAACCCGCATTTATTGCGGAAGATATTCCCGCCCTGCGGCAGTTGCTTCTGGGATAG
- a CDS encoding acetyl-CoA hydrolase/transferase family protein, which translates to MRFTTAAEAVKLIRPHSSVYIQGSTSIPEVLVRAMTDRAAELTDVTLYSGFAVGRADAPYCSPEYKDTFLVNSLFVANNIRRWLAQGYGQSIPAFLGEIPGLFRDGTLPVDVAILNLSRPNEEGYCSFGVSADLAVSAVECARTIIAQVNTAMPFSYGDAVIHLSRVAAAVEVDDPLVEVPSATPTDIERRIGNHIAELIPDGATLQIGVGGIPNAVLAALTGHKHLGLHTEAMTDGVLPLLESGVIDNSLKRVMPGVTVASLALGSRRLYDYMDYRKDLVMKDVAWTNDPFRIRENPRVMAINSAVEVDLTGQVCADSVGERIISGVGGQHDFMYGGALSEGGKTFIAIPSTTLKGESKIKALLTPGAGVVTTRHMVQHIVTEYGVAHLRGRNLAQRARALIAVAHPSVREKLEKAACERFGYSFLRLR; encoded by the coding sequence ATGCGATTCACGACAGCCGCCGAAGCCGTAAAGCTCATCCGCCCGCACAGCAGCGTCTACATTCAGGGCAGCACCTCGATCCCCGAAGTGCTCGTCCGCGCCATGACCGACCGCGCCGCCGAGCTCACCGATGTCACGCTCTACTCCGGATTCGCCGTCGGGAGGGCAGACGCCCCCTATTGCAGCCCCGAATACAAGGATACGTTCCTGGTCAACAGCCTGTTCGTGGCCAATAACATCCGCCGCTGGCTGGCCCAGGGCTACGGACAGTCGATCCCGGCCTTCCTGGGCGAAATCCCGGGGCTGTTCCGCGACGGGACGCTGCCCGTCGACGTGGCAATCCTCAACCTCTCACGCCCCAACGAGGAGGGCTACTGCTCGTTCGGCGTCTCGGCCGACCTGGCCGTTTCGGCCGTGGAATGCGCCAGGACAATCATCGCACAGGTCAACACGGCCATGCCGTTCTCCTACGGCGACGCCGTGATCCACCTCTCGCGCGTCGCCGCGGCCGTCGAGGTCGACGACCCGCTGGTCGAGGTGCCCTCGGCAACCCCCACCGACATCGAACGCAGGATCGGCAACCACATCGCCGAACTGATCCCCGACGGAGCGACATTGCAGATCGGCGTGGGCGGAATCCCCAATGCCGTGCTGGCCGCGCTCACGGGCCACAAACACCTCGGGCTGCATACCGAGGCGATGACCGACGGCGTGCTGCCGCTGCTCGAAAGCGGCGTGATCGACAACTCGCTCAAACGGGTCATGCCCGGCGTAACGGTCGCCTCGCTGGCGCTGGGATCGCGCCGGCTGTACGATTATATGGACTACCGCAAAGACCTCGTGATGAAGGATGTGGCATGGACGAACGACCCGTTCCGCATCCGCGAGAACCCGCGCGTGATGGCGATCAACTCGGCCGTCGAGGTCGACCTCACGGGGCAGGTCTGCGCCGACTCGGTCGGTGAGCGCATCATTTCCGGCGTAGGCGGGCAGCACGATTTCATGTACGGAGGAGCCCTGTCGGAGGGCGGGAAAACCTTCATCGCCATCCCGTCGACTACTCTCAAGGGCGAATCGAAAATCAAGGCGCTGCTGACGCCCGGCGCGGGCGTCGTGACGACCCGCCACATGGTACAGCACATCGTAACGGAATACGGCGTTGCGCACCTGCGCGGCCGCAACCTCGCCCAGCGGGCGCGGGCATTGATCGCCGTCGCCCATCCCTCGGTGCGCGAAAAGCTGGAAAAGGCCGCCTGCGAACGCTTCGGCTACTCGTTCCTCAGGCTCAGATAG
- a CDS encoding S46 family peptidase, producing MRRWIACLAVVLLCMQTARADEGMWLMHRLAEIYPQMKARGLKIKDKEIYNEKSAALADAVVAVDGGMGTGSMISDQGLMITNHHVAYSDICALSTPECNLLETGFWARTRDEEIPVPGKTVWFVRKVVDVTDEANALKEEMKAAGKWGMMAPRRLYAELEGRYGRETECEVSCYSMWGGKMYLMFYYDIYKDVRLVGTPPASIGAFGGDYDNWGWPQHKGDFALYRVYADREGRPAAYSADNVPLKPRRVLQVATGGVHDGDFAMVIGFPGRTNRYASSFAVAEKQRVRNPIVVANRHDRMDILKRHMERDPRVRMEYSDAYFGLSNYADYAKWENKCLRRFDVVAIREAEEERLQRWIEADSARKAEDGTLLEELARGYEARQGAERNLNYFREAWLGPSEALLVANRVSSYLGKLERLKQDSLIVDSKDARSVVAGSGRLRRNYDAATDRDLLARMVVNFTANVPREMWGVQLQAMYDQAGGDADRMARAAFDASFCSDPVRYDAYFSKNRSVAEIRRDPMVALTESVTVQRFTGGVDKAEKRGRAHVGRSESRYADLLYDFRASEGLAQYPNANSTMRLTYGNVQPLNPSDGVHYDSRSTIAGYMEKYNPDEYEYRVDDRMRRLIAKRDWGRWGENGTLYVNFLTDNDITGGNSGSPVLDGRGHLIGLAFDGNRESMAGDVWFHPELARTVCVDIRYVMWVIDKYADAGWLLDEMKFAK from the coding sequence ATGAGAAGATGGATAGCCTGTCTGGCCGTTGTGCTGCTCTGTATGCAGACTGCAAGGGCCGACGAGGGCATGTGGCTGATGCACCGGCTGGCGGAGATTTATCCGCAGATGAAGGCCCGGGGACTGAAAATCAAGGATAAGGAGATTTACAACGAGAAATCGGCGGCGCTGGCCGATGCCGTGGTGGCTGTCGACGGCGGCATGGGGACGGGCAGCATGATCTCCGACCAGGGGCTGATGATTACCAATCACCATGTGGCTTACAGCGACATCTGCGCCCTGTCGACGCCCGAATGCAACCTGCTCGAAACGGGATTCTGGGCACGTACGCGCGATGAGGAGATTCCCGTCCCCGGCAAGACCGTGTGGTTCGTGCGCAAGGTGGTCGACGTGACCGACGAGGCCAATGCGCTCAAGGAGGAGATGAAAGCCGCCGGGAAATGGGGCATGATGGCCCCGCGCCGCCTCTATGCCGAACTGGAAGGGCGCTACGGCCGGGAAACGGAGTGCGAGGTGTCGTGCTACTCGATGTGGGGCGGCAAAATGTACCTGATGTTCTACTACGACATCTACAAGGATGTGCGGCTGGTGGGTACGCCGCCTGCGTCGATCGGTGCCTTCGGCGGCGATTACGACAACTGGGGCTGGCCCCAGCACAAGGGCGATTTCGCGCTTTACCGCGTCTATGCCGACCGGGAGGGACGCCCTGCGGCCTATTCCGCCGACAATGTGCCGCTCAAACCCCGCCGCGTGTTGCAGGTCGCCACGGGCGGCGTGCATGACGGCGACTTCGCAATGGTGATCGGATTCCCGGGGCGTACGAACCGCTATGCGTCGTCGTTCGCCGTGGCCGAGAAGCAGCGTGTCCGGAACCCGATCGTCGTGGCCAACCGCCATGACCGGATGGATATTCTCAAACGCCATATGGAACGCGATCCGCGGGTGCGCATGGAGTATTCGGATGCTTATTTCGGCCTGAGCAACTACGCCGACTACGCCAAGTGGGAGAACAAATGCCTGCGCCGTTTCGACGTCGTGGCGATCCGTGAGGCCGAGGAGGAACGCCTGCAGCGTTGGATCGAGGCCGATTCCGCCCGCAAGGCCGAGGACGGGACGTTGCTCGAAGAGCTCGCGCGCGGTTACGAGGCGCGGCAGGGCGCCGAGCGCAACCTCAATTATTTCCGCGAGGCATGGCTCGGCCCCAGCGAGGCGCTGCTCGTGGCCAACCGCGTGTCGTCGTACCTTGGCAAACTCGAACGGCTGAAGCAGGACTCGCTGATCGTGGATTCGAAGGATGCCCGAAGCGTCGTGGCCGGGAGCGGCCGCCTGCGCCGTAACTACGATGCCGCGACCGACCGCGACCTGTTGGCGCGGATGGTGGTGAACTTCACGGCCAACGTGCCGCGCGAGATGTGGGGCGTGCAGTTGCAGGCGATGTACGACCAGGCGGGAGGCGATGCCGACCGTATGGCGCGTGCGGCGTTCGATGCTTCGTTTTGCAGCGACCCCGTGCGTTACGATGCCTATTTCTCGAAGAACCGGTCGGTGGCCGAAATACGCCGTGACCCCATGGTGGCGCTTACCGAATCGGTCACCGTACAGCGTTTTACGGGCGGTGTGGACAAGGCCGAAAAGCGCGGCCGTGCGCATGTCGGGCGGAGCGAGAGCCGCTATGCCGACCTGCTTTACGATTTCCGTGCTTCGGAAGGACTGGCGCAGTATCCCAATGCCAACTCGACCATGCGCCTGACCTACGGTAACGTGCAGCCCCTGAACCCTTCGGACGGCGTGCATTACGATTCGCGTTCGACGATTGCGGGCTATATGGAGAAGTACAACCCCGACGAATACGAATACCGTGTCGACGACCGTATGCGGCGGCTGATCGCCAAACGGGACTGGGGACGCTGGGGCGAGAATGGTACGCTCTATGTCAATTTCCTGACCGACAACGACATTACGGGAGGCAATTCGGGCAGCCCCGTACTCGACGGCAGGGGGCACCTTATAGGGCTTGCGTTCGACGGCAACCGCGAGTCGATGGCCGGCGACGTGTGGTTCCATCCCGAATTGGCGCGCACGGTGTGCGTGGATATCCGCTATGTGATGTGGGTGATCGACAAGTATGCCGACGCCGGGTGGTTGCTCGACGAAATGAAGTTCGCAAAATAA